A genomic stretch from Bradyrhizobium quebecense includes:
- a CDS encoding beta-ketoacyl-ACP synthase, with translation MAEKEVWITGVGLLSSLGEGLDAHWEALGAKRVNADEKRLAPYVIHPIAPVSFDAQIPKKGDQRQMETWQRIGTYAAGLALDSAGVKGNQEILSRMDMIIAAGGGERDLNVDLAIMNADAQGKLPPAVLNEKLMNELRPTLFLAQLSNLLAGNIAIVHGVCGTSRTFMGEEAASIDAARIAVARIGAGQSDIALVGAAHNGDRGDLLMLYSFGDFALKDQYASVWARRNNPGFAIGSAGAFLVMESREHAEARGAKPYAKLTKVVADLAKRKQPGAVTKSLQALWPQLGVSNDNAMLITGATGAEPATADEREFLAQHPGVAVRATGTTFGHTMEAQFPLGLALAALSISRGALYPANDPTGLEVEKTEAPTQIVVLGVGHWQGEGMALVEAVK, from the coding sequence ATGGCTGAGAAGGAAGTCTGGATCACCGGCGTCGGCCTGCTCTCCTCGCTCGGCGAGGGGCTGGATGCGCATTGGGAGGCGCTCGGCGCCAAGCGCGTCAATGCCGACGAGAAACGCCTCGCGCCGTACGTGATCCATCCGATCGCCCCCGTCAGCTTCGACGCCCAGATCCCGAAGAAGGGCGATCAGCGTCAGATGGAGACATGGCAGCGGATCGGCACCTACGCCGCCGGGCTGGCGCTTGATTCCGCCGGCGTCAAAGGCAATCAGGAAATCCTGTCGCGGATGGACATGATCATCGCGGCCGGTGGCGGCGAGCGTGATCTCAATGTCGACCTGGCGATCATGAACGCCGATGCGCAGGGCAAGCTGCCGCCTGCCGTCCTCAACGAGAAGCTGATGAACGAGTTGCGCCCGACGCTGTTCCTGGCGCAGCTCTCCAACCTGCTCGCCGGCAACATCGCGATCGTTCACGGCGTGTGCGGGACGTCGCGCACCTTCATGGGCGAGGAAGCCGCGAGCATCGACGCCGCGCGGATCGCCGTCGCGCGCATCGGGGCCGGACAGAGCGACATCGCGCTGGTCGGCGCGGCCCACAACGGCGATCGCGGCGACCTCTTGATGCTCTATTCGTTCGGCGACTTCGCCCTCAAGGATCAATACGCGTCGGTCTGGGCCCGCCGGAACAACCCGGGCTTCGCCATCGGCTCCGCCGGCGCCTTCCTGGTGATGGAGTCGCGCGAGCATGCCGAGGCGCGCGGCGCCAAGCCGTACGCCAAGCTGACCAAGGTGGTCGCCGATCTTGCCAAGCGCAAGCAGCCCGGCGCCGTGACGAAGTCGCTGCAGGCGCTGTGGCCGCAGCTCGGGGTCAGCAACGACAACGCCATGCTGATCACGGGCGCGACCGGCGCCGAGCCTGCGACCGCCGACGAGCGCGAATTCCTCGCTCAGCATCCCGGCGTTGCCGTGCGCGCCACCGGAACGACCTTTGGGCACACCATGGAGGCGCAGTTCCCGCTCGGGCTCGCGCTGGCCGCGTTGTCGATTTCCCGCGGCGCGCTCTATCCGGCCAACGACCCGACCGGGCTGGAGGTTGAAAAGACCGAAGCGCCAACCCAGATTGTCGTATTGGGGGTCGGCCACTGGCAGGGCGAAGGCATGGCACTGGTCGAGGCCGTCAAGTAA
- a CDS encoding 3-hydroxyacyl-ACP dehydratase FabZ family protein — protein sequence MQLETFQLIDRIVDLNLDAKTIVVEADVPPDSHSVFAGHFPGYPIMPGVLLTEAMAQSSGWLILGLTKFERMPFLAMVKEAKMRGFVSPGSVLTIEAKIEHEGSGFTVTSAKVRVGKELKCNAELTFRHIPFPSPDLRVHMDALANKIGFPLQAMSNG from the coding sequence ATGCAGCTTGAAACTTTTCAGCTGATCGATCGGATCGTCGACCTCAACCTCGACGCAAAGACCATTGTCGTCGAGGCGGATGTCCCGCCGGACAGCCACTCTGTGTTCGCGGGGCACTTCCCGGGCTACCCGATCATGCCCGGCGTGTTGCTCACCGAAGCAATGGCCCAGAGCTCGGGCTGGCTGATCCTCGGTCTGACCAAGTTCGAGCGCATGCCCTTCCTCGCCATGGTCAAGGAAGCCAAGATGCGCGGCTTCGTCAGCCCCGGCTCGGTACTGACGATCGAAGCCAAGATTGAACACGAAGGTTCAGGCTTCACCGTGACCTCGGCGAAAGTCCGCGTCGGCAAGGAGCTCAAGTGCAACGCCGAGCTGACCTTCCGCCATATCCCCTTCCCCAGCCCGGACTTGCGTGTGCACATGGATGCGCTCGCCAACAAGATCGGGTTTCCGCTGCAGGCAATGAGTAATGGCTGA
- a CDS encoding acyl carrier protein — protein MSSTFEQIANIIAETCDIPRDTIKPESHAIDDLGIDSLDFLDIAFAIDKAFGIKMPLEKWTQEVNDGKATTEQYFVLQNLADRIDELVAAKNAGTGSAS, from the coding sequence ATGTCCTCCACATTCGAGCAGATCGCCAACATTATCGCGGAGACCTGCGACATCCCGCGCGATACGATCAAGCCGGAGAGCCACGCGATCGACGATCTGGGGATCGACAGCCTCGACTTCCTCGACATCGCCTTTGCCATCGACAAGGCCTTCGGGATCAAGATGCCGCTTGAGAAGTGGACCCAGGAGGTCAACGACGGCAAGGCCACGACGGAGCAGTACTTCGTGTTGCAGAATCTCGCCGACCGCATCGACGAGTTGGTTGCGGCCAAGAACGCAGGCACGGGCTCGGCCTCGTAA
- a CDS encoding ion channel, whose product MIRFGNREVVTEGLELSFWADISHRCMTASWPAFIGGAALVFITFNAVFALFYWLGDHPIANVPDGQYIDYLYFSIETLSTAGYGDMHPQTHYGHFIAAIELFTGIFSMSLMTGLIFARFSRPSARLLFADNPVISDHEGQLTLMIRLANERHNIIANATARLWLFKNGVSKEGMPYRRFYELPLLRSESPALALSWTLFHVIDQDSPLHGLDAAELKAVNAGLGLFVSGYDDVAAQTVHARKSYENSDVRFGHRYAEILQTTDDGRLRIDYSRFHETIEE is encoded by the coding sequence ATGATCCGTTTCGGCAACCGCGAGGTCGTGACCGAGGGGTTGGAGCTGAGCTTCTGGGCAGACATCAGCCATCGCTGCATGACCGCATCCTGGCCCGCGTTTATTGGCGGTGCAGCATTGGTGTTCATCACCTTCAACGCCGTGTTCGCCTTGTTCTATTGGCTCGGCGATCATCCGATCGCCAACGTGCCTGACGGCCAATACATCGACTACCTCTATTTCAGCATCGAGACTCTTTCGACCGCGGGCTATGGCGACATGCACCCGCAGACGCATTACGGGCACTTCATCGCCGCCATCGAACTCTTCACCGGCATATTCTCGATGTCGCTGATGACCGGGCTGATCTTTGCCCGCTTCTCGCGGCCGAGCGCACGCCTGCTGTTCGCCGACAATCCCGTGATCTCGGACCATGAGGGCCAGCTCACGTTGATGATCCGCCTGGCCAACGAGCGGCACAACATCATCGCCAATGCCACCGCGCGGCTGTGGCTGTTCAAGAACGGCGTCAGCAAGGAAGGCATGCCATACCGCCGGTTCTACGAACTGCCGCTCCTGCGCAGCGAGAGCCCGGCGCTGGCGCTGAGCTGGACCCTGTTTCATGTGATCGACCAGGACAGCCCGCTCCACGGCCTCGACGCTGCGGAGTTGAAAGCCGTCAATGCCGGGCTCGGCCTCTTCGTGTCGGGCTATGACGACGTTGCAGCGCAAACTGTGCATGCGCGAAAATCGTACGAAAATTCTGACGTACGCTTCGGCCATCGCTATGCCGAGATCCTGCAGACGACCGACGACGGCCGTCTGCGCATCGACTACAGTCGGTTCCACGAGACCATCGAAGAATAA
- a CDS encoding ParB-like protein: MAHTREPYVKPVPIMSLRPTQMTVGMQEVKEKRKRWREHSSDKKRAELLGKHMIPVVHGPDDRYYVVDHHHMARALHEEGVKDILVTVIGDLTMVERDVFWGVMDNKRWVYPYNAKGERCHFRDIPKSIKDLKDDPFRSLAGEMRRAGGFAKDTTPFSEFLWADFLRRHIPRKTVENNFAKALEKGLALGRGKEAVYLPGWCGPASDD, encoded by the coding sequence ATGGCCCATACGCGCGAGCCCTACGTCAAACCGGTCCCGATCATGTCGCTGCGACCGACCCAGATGACGGTCGGCATGCAGGAGGTGAAGGAGAAGCGCAAGCGCTGGCGCGAGCACAGTTCGGACAAGAAGCGCGCCGAACTCCTGGGCAAGCACATGATCCCGGTGGTCCATGGTCCGGACGATCGCTACTACGTGGTCGACCACCATCACATGGCGCGGGCGCTGCACGAGGAGGGCGTCAAGGACATCCTGGTCACTGTGATCGGCGATCTCACGATGGTCGAACGTGACGTGTTCTGGGGCGTGATGGACAACAAGCGCTGGGTCTATCCCTATAATGCAAAGGGCGAGCGCTGCCACTTCAGGGACATTCCGAAATCGATCAAGGATCTCAAGGACGATCCGTTCCGCAGCCTCGCCGGCGAGATGCGCCGGGCCGGCGGCTTTGCCAAGGACACGACGCCGTTCAGCGAATTCCTGTGGGCCGACTTCCTGCGCCGCCACATCCCGCGCAAGACCGTGGAGAACAATTTCGCCAAGGCGCTGGAGAAGGGGTTGGCGCTGGGCCGGGGCAAGGAGGCGGTCTATTTGCCCGGATGGTGCGGGCCGGCATCTGACGACTGA
- a CDS encoding MgtC/SapB family protein encodes MVDWSEIILRLGAATLAGSAIGLDRDLRGKPIGLKTLGLVSLSTATVVLLALQAVDPGKFTDAVSRVIQGVLTGIGFLGAGVIVRRGDRYHVHGLTSAACAFFAACVGIVCGAGHWPIVLTALVLAFLLLTLGKRTERWLHHALGGREDQHGPEVAPGQSSDAGPHHPGK; translated from the coding sequence TTGGTAGACTGGAGCGAGATCATCCTGCGTCTCGGCGCAGCCACTCTTGCCGGCAGCGCGATCGGGCTCGACCGCGACCTGCGCGGCAAGCCGATCGGGCTGAAGACACTGGGTCTCGTCAGCCTCTCGACGGCCACGGTCGTGCTGCTGGCCTTGCAGGCGGTCGATCCCGGGAAATTCACCGATGCGGTCAGCCGCGTAATCCAGGGTGTGCTGACCGGCATCGGTTTTCTTGGCGCCGGCGTGATCGTCCGACGGGGCGACCGCTATCACGTCCACGGCCTGACCAGTGCCGCATGCGCGTTCTTCGCCGCCTGCGTCGGGATTGTCTGCGGCGCCGGACACTGGCCGATCGTCCTCACCGCGCTTGTGCTGGCATTCCTGCTGCTGACCTTAGGCAAGCGGACCGAGCGGTGGCTGCACCACGCGCTCGGCGGCAGGGAGGACCAACACGGACCGGAGGTCGCGCCCGGTCAGTCGTCAGATGCCGGCCCGCACCATCCGGGCAAATAG
- a CDS encoding peroxidase-related enzyme (This protein belongs to a clade of uncharacterized proteins related to peroxidases such as the alkylhydroperoxidase AhpD.) encodes MTQPTAKRFPTPALDKLPEDIRTRILAVQEKSGFVPNVFLTLAYRPDEFRAFFAYHDALMEKDSGLSKAEREMIVVATSAANQCQYCVIAHGAILRIRAKNPEIADQIAINYRKADITPRQRAMLDFAMKVSRAAEEVSETDFAALAAHGFSDDDVWDIAAVAAFFALSNRLANVTGMRPNAEFYMLGRQPK; translated from the coding sequence ATGACGCAGCCGACCGCAAAACGCTTCCCGACGCCTGCTCTCGACAAGCTCCCCGAGGATATCCGCACCCGCATCCTGGCGGTGCAGGAGAAGTCCGGCTTCGTGCCGAACGTTTTCCTCACTCTGGCCTACCGCCCTGACGAGTTTCGCGCGTTCTTTGCCTATCACGACGCGCTGATGGAAAAGGACTCCGGCCTCTCCAAGGCCGAACGCGAGATGATCGTGGTGGCGACCAGCGCCGCCAACCAGTGCCAGTATTGCGTGATCGCCCATGGCGCGATCCTGCGCATCCGCGCCAAGAACCCTGAGATCGCCGACCAGATCGCGATCAACTACCGCAAGGCCGACATCACGCCGCGGCAGCGCGCGATGCTCGACTTCGCGATGAAGGTCAGCCGCGCGGCCGAGGAGGTCTCGGAGACGGACTTCGCCGCGCTCGCCGCCCACGGCTTTAGCGACGACGACGTCTGGGATATCGCCGCAGTCGCGGCCTTCTTCGCGCTTTCGAACCGGCTGGCGAACGTCACCGGCATGCGGCCGAACGCCGAGTTCTACATGCTCGGCCGGCAGCCGAAATAG
- a CDS encoding ATP-binding protein has protein sequence MTSFGRVISVRGSQARVGLLTGGQMQFSEMRATVGRFVSIRCASSVIVAMITEVSCENLPASDEYMATASVDLLGEILGGDRPKFQRGVTHYPTIGDSTDLITNQELRTVYAPSGSDQINVGTLQQDRSVIAYVDVEEMLSKHFAVLGSTGVGKSTGVSLLLNEILKSRPNLRIFLLDVHNEYGRCFGERAQVLNPRNLKLPFWLFNFEEIVDVLFGGRPGVPEELDILAEVIPMAKGIYTQYQNSDRVGLGLKRVDPKQVGYTVDTPVPYRLVDLISLIDERMGKLENRSSRIIYHKLISRIDAVRNDPRYAFMFDNANVGGDTMAEVISHLFRLPANGKPMTIMQLAGFPAEVVDSVVSVLCRMAFDFGLWSDGVSPMLFVCEEAHRYASADRNIGFGPTRKAVSRIAKEGRKYGVYLGLITQRPAELDATIISQCNTLFTMRLANDRDQALLRSAVSDAAANLLSFVPSLGTREVLAFGEGVALPTRLRFKEVPPHQLPRGEATIATVPSVTAGHDMHFVSAVLERWRGATSHRDTQSDANFNAPAPPRTVAPAEAPMLQPSLGLDPDRFSLLKKPLR, from the coding sequence GTGACATCCTTCGGACGTGTGATCTCTGTGCGCGGCTCGCAGGCCCGGGTTGGGCTGCTGACGGGCGGCCAGATGCAGTTTTCGGAAATGCGCGCGACCGTCGGCCGGTTCGTCAGCATCCGCTGCGCGAGTTCGGTCATCGTTGCCATGATCACCGAAGTGTCGTGCGAGAACCTGCCGGCGTCCGACGAATACATGGCGACCGCCTCGGTCGACCTGCTCGGCGAAATCCTCGGCGGCGATCGCCCGAAGTTCCAGCGCGGCGTCACCCACTATCCGACCATCGGCGACAGCACCGATCTGATCACCAACCAGGAGCTGCGCACGGTCTATGCGCCGAGCGGCTCGGACCAGATCAATGTCGGCACGCTGCAACAGGACCGTTCGGTCATCGCTTATGTCGACGTCGAGGAGATGCTGTCCAAGCACTTCGCGGTGCTCGGCTCGACCGGCGTCGGCAAATCCACCGGCGTGTCGCTGCTGCTCAACGAGATCCTGAAGTCGCGGCCGAACCTGCGCATCTTCCTGCTCGACGTGCACAACGAATACGGCCGCTGCTTCGGCGAGCGCGCGCAGGTGCTCAACCCGCGAAACCTGAAGCTGCCGTTCTGGCTGTTCAACTTCGAAGAGATCGTCGACGTGCTGTTCGGCGGCCGGCCCGGCGTGCCCGAAGAACTCGACATCCTCGCCGAAGTGATCCCGATGGCGAAGGGCATTTACACCCAGTACCAGAACTCCGACCGGGTCGGTCTCGGGCTCAAGCGGGTCGACCCCAAGCAGGTCGGCTACACCGTCGATACGCCGGTGCCCTATCGCCTCGTCGACCTGATCTCGCTGATCGACGAGCGCATGGGCAAGCTCGAGAACCGCTCCTCGCGCATCATCTATCACAAGCTGATCTCGCGCATCGACGCGGTGCGCAACGATCCGCGCTACGCCTTCATGTTCGACAACGCCAATGTCGGCGGCGACACCATGGCCGAGGTGATCAGCCATCTGTTCCGTCTGCCCGCCAACGGCAAGCCGATGACCATCATGCAGCTCGCGGGCTTCCCGGCCGAAGTCGTCGATTCCGTGGTGTCGGTGCTGTGCCGCATGGCGTTCGATTTCGGGCTGTGGAGCGACGGCGTCTCGCCGATGCTGTTCGTCTGCGAGGAAGCGCACCGCTACGCGTCCGCGGACCGCAACATCGGCTTCGGGCCGACCCGCAAGGCGGTGTCGCGCATCGCCAAGGAAGGCCGCAAATACGGCGTCTATCTCGGCCTGATCACCCAGCGTCCGGCCGAGCTCGACGCGACCATCATCTCCCAGTGCAACACGCTGTTCACGATGCGGCTTGCCAACGACCGCGACCAGGCGCTGCTGCGCTCCGCGGTGTCGGATGCCGCCGCCAATTTGCTGTCGTTCGTGCCTTCGCTCGGCACTCGCGAAGTGCTGGCGTTCGGCGAAGGCGTGGCGCTGCCGACCCGGCTGCGCTTCAAGGAGGTGCCGCCGCACCAGCTGCCGCGCGGCGAAGCCACCATCGCAACGGTGCCGTCGGTCACCGCCGGCCATGACATGCATTTCGTCAGCGCCGTGCTGGAGCGCTGGCGCGGCGCCACCTCGCATCGCGACACGCAGAGCGACGCCAACTTCAACGCTCCCGCACCGCCGCGCACCGTGGCGCCTGCCGAGGCGCCGATGCTGCAGCCGTCACTGGGCCTCGATCCGGACCGCTTCTCGCTCCTGAAGAAGCCACTGCGCTGA
- a CDS encoding catechol 2,3-dioxygenase has translation MQSEPIVDLAHLGHMELLTPKPDESLKFFVDVMGMTASGRKGESVYLRGWDDYERYSLKLTASNTSGMEHMALRARSAQALERRVAALKGSGFDIGWIDGDMGQGPAFRCRDPDGHVIELYYETEWYEAPAELKPALKNQAQRFPARGVNVRRLDHLNCLAVDIKANRLFFENYLGCRTTEQIVLNDGTEAAMWMTMSNKSYDFAYTRDHYGKMGRFHHVTYALDSREEILRAADIFLENGVHIETGPHKHAIQQTFFLYVYEPGGNRVEVANAGARLILAPDWKPIVWTEEERKKGQAWGLKTIESFHTHGTPPVID, from the coding sequence ATGCAGTCGGAACCGATCGTCGATCTCGCGCATCTCGGGCACATGGAGCTGCTGACGCCGAAGCCCGACGAGAGCCTGAAGTTCTTCGTCGATGTCATGGGCATGACGGCCAGCGGCCGGAAGGGCGAGTCGGTCTATCTGCGCGGCTGGGACGATTACGAGCGCTACTCGCTGAAGCTGACCGCATCGAACACCTCCGGCATGGAGCATATGGCGCTGCGGGCCCGCAGCGCGCAGGCGCTCGAGCGCCGCGTCGCGGCGCTAAAAGGCTCGGGTTTCGACATCGGCTGGATCGATGGCGACATGGGGCAGGGACCGGCATTCCGATGCCGCGATCCCGACGGCCATGTCATCGAGCTCTATTACGAGACCGAATGGTACGAGGCGCCGGCCGAGCTGAAGCCGGCGCTGAAGAACCAGGCGCAGCGCTTTCCGGCGCGCGGCGTCAACGTCCGCCGGCTCGACCATCTCAACTGCCTCGCGGTCGACATCAAGGCCAACCGCCTGTTCTTCGAAAACTATCTGGGATGCCGCACCACCGAGCAGATCGTGCTCAATGACGGCACGGAAGCGGCGATGTGGATGACGATGTCGAACAAGAGCTACGACTTCGCCTATACCCGCGATCATTACGGCAAGATGGGCCGCTTCCATCACGTGACCTACGCGCTCGACAGCCGCGAGGAGATCCTGCGCGCGGCGGATATTTTTCTCGAGAACGGCGTGCATATCGAAACCGGACCGCACAAGCATGCGATCCAGCAGACGTTCTTTCTTTACGTCTACGAGCCCGGCGGCAATCGCGTCGAGGTCGCCAACGCAGGAGCCCGCCTGATCCTCGCGCCGGACTGGAAGCCGATCGTGTGGACCGAGGAGGAGCGCAAGAAGGGCCAGGCCTGGGGGTTGAAGACGATCGAATCGTTTCACACCCACGGCACGCCGCCGGTGATCGACTAG
- a CDS encoding DUF1801 domain-containing protein has translation MAGRTPKTSAKSARKGAAKCGAAKPRLLAGGNPQIAKGYGDAPVQAFIAAMPGWKRDVGCKLDALIVRTIPGVHKAVKWNSPLYGIEGDGWFLGIHVFKHYVKVAFFRGASLHPVPPGESKQQHTRYLDIHENDELDEAQFTAWVKQASQLPGERM, from the coding sequence ATGGCTGGCAGGACGCCCAAGACGTCGGCGAAGAGCGCAAGGAAGGGAGCTGCGAAGTGTGGGGCTGCAAAGCCCCGCCTGCTCGCAGGCGGCAATCCGCAGATCGCAAAGGGGTATGGTGACGCTCCGGTGCAAGCCTTTATCGCGGCGATGCCGGGGTGGAAGCGCGACGTCGGATGCAAGCTTGACGCGCTCATCGTGCGTACCATCCCCGGCGTGCACAAGGCGGTGAAATGGAACTCGCCGCTCTACGGCATCGAAGGCGATGGCTGGTTCCTCGGCATCCATGTCTTCAAGCACTATGTCAAAGTGGCGTTCTTTCGCGGCGCATCGCTGCATCCGGTGCCGCCGGGCGAGTCCAAGCAGCAGCACACGCGTTATCTCGATATTCATGAGAACGACGAGCTCGACGAAGCCCAGTTCACCGCCTGGGTGAAGCAAGCCAGTCAATTGCCCGGCGAACGGATGTGA
- the soxC gene encoding sulfite dehydrogenase, protein MSEHTTDKRVREASRRRFLQAGAALAGGSAIAGVGGSTALAEQGNNLPPNVPAWMKAPGDPMGSQPYGTPSEHEKGVVKNISKALPQYISASGRTPLQELDGIITPNGLFYERHHGGVPTIDPAEHRLMLHGMVDRPLVFTMEDIRRFPSQSRIHFLECSGNPVYTKPYGKTASDLVGLLSCAEWTGVPLKTVLDEAGLQAGAKWIVAEGADAAALTRSIPIEKCLDDAMLVYSQNGERLRPQQGYPLRLLLPGFEGNMNVKWLRRLKVVAEPAYSREETSKYTDPMPDGTSREFTFYMEAKSIITRPSGGQKLTTHGFHEITGIAWSGHGKIKSVEISLDEGKSWQQAELQEPVLTRALTRFRLPWHWDGTPAVIQSRAIDETGYVQPTLAELVAVRGLNSFYHNNAIWPWRIDANGEVTNGQA, encoded by the coding sequence ATGAGCGAACACACGACGGACAAGCGCGTGCGAGAGGCGTCTCGCAGGCGATTCCTTCAGGCGGGCGCAGCACTGGCCGGTGGCTCCGCGATCGCGGGAGTTGGCGGTTCTACCGCGCTTGCCGAACAGGGGAATAATCTTCCGCCCAACGTGCCGGCATGGATGAAAGCGCCCGGCGATCCGATGGGAAGCCAGCCCTATGGCACGCCATCGGAGCACGAGAAGGGCGTCGTCAAGAACATCTCGAAGGCGCTGCCGCAATACATCTCCGCGTCGGGCCGCACGCCGTTGCAGGAGCTCGACGGCATCATCACGCCGAACGGGCTGTTCTACGAACGCCACCACGGCGGCGTGCCGACCATCGATCCGGCCGAGCACCGGCTGATGTTGCACGGCATGGTCGATCGCCCTCTGGTGTTCACGATGGAGGACATCCGCCGCTTTCCGTCGCAGTCGCGCATCCACTTCCTCGAGTGCTCCGGCAATCCGGTCTACACCAAGCCCTACGGCAAGACGGCCTCCGACCTCGTCGGCCTGCTGAGCTGCGCGGAATGGACCGGCGTGCCGTTGAAGACCGTGCTGGACGAAGCAGGCCTGCAGGCGGGCGCCAAATGGATCGTCGCCGAAGGCGCCGATGCCGCCGCGTTGACGCGCTCGATCCCGATCGAGAAATGCCTCGACGACGCCATGCTGGTCTACAGCCAGAACGGCGAGCGGCTGCGTCCGCAGCAGGGCTATCCGCTGCGCCTGTTGCTGCCAGGCTTCGAGGGCAACATGAACGTGAAATGGCTGCGCCGGCTCAAGGTGGTCGCCGAGCCGGCCTATTCGCGCGAGGAGACCTCGAAATACACCGACCCGATGCCGGACGGCACGTCGCGCGAATTCACCTTCTACATGGAGGCCAAGTCGATCATCACGCGGCCGTCCGGCGGTCAGAAGCTGACCACTCACGGCTTTCACGAGATCACCGGGATAGCCTGGAGCGGCCACGGCAAGATCAAGAGCGTCGAGATCTCGCTCGACGAAGGCAAGAGCTGGCAACAGGCCGAGCTGCAGGAGCCGGTGCTGACGCGCGCGCTCACGCGCTTCCGTTTGCCCTGGCACTGGGACGGCACCCCCGCAGTGATCCAGAGCCGCGCCATCGACGAGACCGGCTACGTGCAGCCGACGCTGGCGGAATTGGTGGCGGTACGCGGTCTCAACTCGTTCTACCATAACAACGCGATCTGGCCCTGGCGCATCGATGCGAATGGCGAGGTGACCAATGGCCAGGCGTAA
- a CDS encoding c-type cytochrome, whose amino-acid sequence MHGVAVHAEERYGIGREATPAEIAGWNIDIGRDGTALPPGSGSVERGRIVFSEQCAACHGDSGQGGVGDRLVGGQGTLASPKPIRTVGSYWPYASTLFDYIRRAMPQNAPQSLSNEDVYAVSAYILSLNGIVPANAVLDAKSLAAVKMPNRDGFVSDPRPDVHNR is encoded by the coding sequence ATGCACGGCGTCGCCGTTCATGCCGAGGAGCGCTACGGCATCGGCCGCGAGGCGACGCCGGCGGAGATCGCCGGCTGGAACATCGACATCGGCCGTGACGGCACGGCGTTGCCGCCGGGTAGCGGCAGCGTCGAGCGCGGCCGCATCGTGTTCAGCGAGCAATGCGCGGCGTGCCATGGCGACAGCGGGCAGGGCGGTGTCGGTGATCGCCTGGTCGGCGGACAGGGCACCCTGGCGAGCCCAAAGCCGATCCGCACCGTCGGCAGCTACTGGCCCTATGCCTCGACCTTGTTCGACTATATCCGCCGCGCGATGCCGCAGAACGCGCCACAGTCGCTGAGCAATGAGGACGTCTACGCGGTGTCCGCCTACATCCTCAGCCTCAACGGCATCGTTCCCGCCAATGCGGTGCTCGATGCGAAGTCGCTCGCCGCCGTCAAGATGCCGAACCGCGATGGGTTCGTCTCCGATCCACGGCCTGACGTGCATAATCGGTGA
- a CDS encoding BA14K family protein, producing the protein MAGLKAVAAAVLLVGMTFTPVSAQISEPALFDAQNPGRSAINGGALTPWGEAQQAAQRGGNPANAYGAMPAAPSSSCARYHSFDPASGTFLGRDGRRHPCQ; encoded by the coding sequence ATGGCCGGACTCAAGGCCGTTGCAGCCGCTGTGCTGCTCGTGGGAATGACGTTCACGCCAGTCTCGGCCCAGATCTCGGAGCCGGCGCTTTTCGACGCGCAGAATCCGGGGCGGAGCGCGATCAACGGCGGCGCCCTGACGCCGTGGGGTGAGGCCCAGCAGGCGGCGCAACGTGGCGGCAACCCGGCGAATGCCTATGGGGCCATGCCGGCGGCGCCGTCCTCGTCTTGCGCACGCTACCATTCGTTCGATCCTGCGTCCGGCACCTTCCTTGGCCGCGACGGTCGCCGCCATCCCTGCCAATAG